GGCTTGATAATTTCAATGCCCGGAAACGAAAGAGGCTGCAGTAAGTGTTGGACAATTCCCGGTCCATCACGGCAATTGACCTCCACACCATCAAAAGGAGCTACTGGAAACACAGCTTCAGAAAGGCAGCTAATACAATCAAGGAACCACACCACCCTGtccatgctctcatctcgctgctaacatcgggaagaagttataggagcctgggaaccgtgacctccaggttcaagaacaggcaATACATTAGATTGAACTTTGTACGTCAGTTTGCACCACTATGGTCTGATTGCCTTGTATTCTaggaatttattgtattattgaataTGGTACATTTGTTTGTTGTGTAATGTGTTAATATGTCTGTAaagatgcagcaagtaagaactttAATGTTCAGTTCCTGGTGTATATGCAATAGGGGATTTGTATCAtgaagcgatggagaaagccaggcagtgaccagtggggtaccgcaaggttcggtgctgggaccccagctatttacgatatacattaatgacttagacgaagggattaaaagtaccattagcaaatttgcagatgatactaagttggggggtagtgtgaattgtgaggaagatgcaataaggctgcagggtgacttggacaggttgtgtgagtgggcggatacatggcagatgcagtttaatgtagataagtgtgaggttattcactttggaagtaagaatagaaaggcagattattatctgaatggtgtcaagttaggaggagggggagttcaacgagatctgggtgtcctagtgcatcagtcaatgaaaggaagcatgcaggtacagcaggcagtgaagaaagccaatggaatgttggccttcgtaacaagaggagttgagtataggagcaaagaggtccttctacagttgtaccgggccctggtgagaccgcacctggagtactgtgtgcagttttggtctccaaatttgaggaaggatattcttgctatggagggcgtgcagcgtaggttcactaggttaattcccggaatgtcgggattgtcgtatgttgaaaggctggagcgattgggcttgtatacactggaatttagaaggatgaggggggatcttattgaaacatataagataattaggggattggacacattagaggcagataacatgttcccaatgttgggggagtccagaacaaggggccacagtttaagaataaggggtaggccatttagaacggagatgaggaagaactttttcagtcagagagtggtgaaggtgtggaattctctgcctcagaaggcagtggaggccagttcgttggatgctttcaagagagaactggatagagctcttaaggatagcggagtgagcgggtatggggagaaggcaggaacggggtactgattgagagtgatcagccatgatcgcattgaatggcggtgctggctcgaagggctgaatggcctactcctgcacctattgtctattgtctattgtctataacattaaATGGGCTGGCCATTTAATGCAGAAGAAAGGTGATCTCATGAAATGTATGAAGTGGGTTTGACATGGTATTTGCAGGAATGATGATCACCTGGCTGGGGTGTCAAGAGGCAGGCGTCAGAGTCCCAAAATAAGCAGTCAGCcatttaaactaagctaaaagagAGGagggaatctttgaaattctctatcAAAGAGGCTCAGATGCTATGTATATTCAAAGTGGAGAAAATGCCTCTATGGCGAACAGGCAGTCTGATTAAATTGATGCAGGACCTAAATTAATGTAGAAGGGCCTGTgctgggtctctgaagctgtatcGGAGCATGGGGACTGAACTGGGTGTATGGGACTGTGCTGGGTCTATGGCAATGTGCTGGCTCTATGGGACTGTACTGGGTCTATGGGACTGTGCTGGGTCTATGCTGGGTCTATGGAACTGGGCTGGGTCCATGGGGCTATGCTGTGTCTATGGGACTGTGCTGGGTCTATGAGACAGTACTGGGTCTATGGGGCTATGCTGGGTCTATGAGACTGTACTGCGTCTATGGGACTGTGCTGGGTCCATGGGGCTATGCTGGGTCTACGGGACTGGGCTGGGTCCATGGGGCTATGCTGGGTCTATGGGACTGTGCTGGGTCTATGAAACTGTACTGGGTCTGTAGGACAGTGCTGGGTCTATGGGATTGTACTGGGTCTATGGGACTGTGCTGGATCTATGGGACTGTACTGGGTCCATGGGACTGCTGGGTCACTGGGGCTGTGCTAGGTCACTAGGACTATGTTGAGTTTCTGGAATTGTACAGGGTCTGGGACTGTGCTGGGTCTCTGGGACTGtgctgggtctctggaactgggCTGGGTCTCTGGGTCACTAGGACTGTGTTCAGTCATTGCGAGTGTGCAGGATCTCTGAAATTGTGTTGGCCATCTATTGCATTGCTGGGACTGGGTCAGAGTCCAGGGACTGTGTAACTCACTGAGAGTGTACTGAGAGTGGGGCGGTTTCTGGGATTGTGTTTGGTCCTTGGGGCTGTTTATGTGCCGTGGGTGGTGTTTCTGCGACTGTGCTGAGATACTGCTGCTGTACTGTGTTGGGGCACTGGGACTGTGTTGGGGCACTGGGACTAtgttggggcactgggacagtgTTGGGAGAACTTGGGGCACTGGGACTGTGTTGGTCTCTGGGATTGTGTTGGGGCACTGGGACTGCGCATGCGCACCACCCGCGCCGCGGCGCCTGTCGCCATGGCAACGTGGACTCGCGGGGCCGTGCATGCGTGTCGTTGCGCGGTGACGTTACCGGCAGAGGAGGAAGATGGCGCATTACCGGGTGAGGGGAGGCCGCCGTCTGTGGACACTGGGCCGCCAGCGGAGGGAGACAGTCAGGGCAAGACGGAAACCGAGACGGTGTTGGgttagggtgggggggtggagcggTTTGGAGGGGGTTTTGATGGGGACACGGGGAGggtgtagtgggagggaggagcgaGAAGAGCGGTAGTGgaacggaggaggaggagggaggtgagggggtggagggatgcaggagggggtgaggagggacggggaggtgggtagagggacggaggggaggcgagggacggaggagggtggggtagagggacggaggaggaaggagggacaGAGGGGGTCGACGGGGCATAGAGGGACGGAGGACGGGGTGAGGAGAGACGGAGTAGGTGGGGTAGAGGGACAGGGAAGGACGGAGGGTAGAGGgacggaggggggtagagggacggaggagggggtagagggacagagggggtagagggatgtaggggagaggaagaagggaggtagaggggtggggaggggcacagggggagTAGTGGGATGAGAAAGCAATGGGAGAGGGACGATTGTAGAGAACGGAGGGAGGGGTTGAAGGACATGGGAAGGgactggggagaggaggggtagtGGGAAGGGAGAGTAGATGGCGTGGTACAGGTTGGAGGGGTGAAGTAAATGGGTGCAAAGCGACAATTGGATGAGTGAGATATGGGTGCTGAATTGAAGGGCACATGTGGTAGAGGGGAGTTGAAGATTGAGGGGTGGATAAGAGGgttgggggagaagaggagggggaatcGGGAGGTGAAGAGGAGCACGGATAAATAGCAGGTAGGGTGCAGGATATTGAAGGAGGAGTTGAAAGGAGACAGGTACCATAGTAAAGACTGATATGTGCAGGTGAGGGCAGAGTGTGGTGAGGAGTTGGCAGGTGGTGGAGGAAAGGGTTGGAGAGTAAGGGAGTGATATGACTGTGTAACTGGCACGTGTTTGTCATATATATCAATCCTGTCGTAATCACTAGGCCGGGGATTCCCGAAGGGAACAATTTCGAAGATATTTAGAAAAAGGTGGTGTGTTGGATGCACTTACTAaaggtaaaaaaaacatttttcactgtTCTTATATTTACAAATAAAGTAAATTATGTTGGTAGGAGAGGGAACAGAACACTATATATAGATGGGACTAAACTTTTGCCAAGAATTTCCCAATGTTCATTGGGAAACAATTTTCGTTTTTCATAATTCTCAACAACTGTACATTCCTTTAGAAATAGAATTGATGCTCAGAAAGATGCAACTATgcccaggtttaaaaaaaaagtttaaaaaaggaTTGAATTAGCCATGTGCTGCTCATTAGTAATCCCAAGGTGTCTTAGGAGGTGCCACTGAATAATGAAAAATTGGGGTTGGGAATACTGGGAATAAATTTAtgagaaatataaaattaaatcTATGTCTTTGTGAAAAGGTTAACAGAAATGTGAATGTTGAGAACGGTTGGAGGAAGAGGTTGCTTTGTATATAACAAAAATATTGGAGAGCCAACTTTCTCACCCATGTCTGTCAGTCGGACACTTTGAGGCAATCTCTTTTAATGCCTGTCTTTTAATATCTGGTTGGAAAGGGGTTCCATGGGTAGTTATCAGTAATGGAGTTCTCCCTTTCTCATTGGCAATCTAAGGTGGAGAATGTTGCACAGCAGCACCCTCTGATaacttctgcacctggtcaagagagtcaagagtgttttattgtcatatttcctagatagaacaatgaaattcttacttgctgcagcacaacagaatatgtaaacatagtacactgattCTTGACCAGGTCCAGAAGTGATTCCACAAGGAAGCCCCTCGATTGCCGCAATCCCCCACTACCGCGACCAGCAACATTCCTGCAGCTCCACAAAGATCAGGAGCAAGGTTTGCCATGTGGCCAAGATTCAACAGGCAGCCCCTTCAAATGCAATTtctcacaagtttagtttagagatatagtgtggaaacaggcccttcggcccaccgagtctgaaccAATCATtgttccctgcacactaacacgatcctacacatattagggacaatgttttacaattttattatgccaattaacctaccaacctctacatgtttgtagtgtgggaggaaagccacataagtcacagggagaatgtactaactccgtacagacagcgcccaaagttaggattgaacccagatctctggcgctgtaaggcaacactctactgctgcgccaccgtgcctccctgtaATATATCATGTAAATATGGAACATGACTTCTTCTAGGCTTCAGATGTTAAAGGCACCTGGGAGTTTGTTAACGCAATTTAATAAGTTATCGGAGGGTGCTGCTGTGCAACATTCTCCACCTTAGATCTTAGTCTTTCACAAGTTCAGACTGTGTCACAGACAGTTCTGCCCATTCCTTAACTGCCAAGTGATTGTGTACATAGTAGATGGGGTGatttatttaaaaattgattcttGATGGTGTTATTTTAGTCTTTGGGTGTAATTTTCAAAATGAAATTTGCTTTATTTTCCAGTGCTGGTTGCACTCTATGAGGAGCCAGAGAAGCCCAACAATGCAATGGAGTATCCTTTATTATAGAGATAGAttcttttttttggatgacattaAATAGTGGAAAGCAACTGTGGAGAGCTTCGATTCATTATCTGGATGTAGATGACATTGCAAGACTAAAGTTAATTGTCCATCTCTGGTTATCCTTTAGGAGGAAGTGACGATGGCCTGCTTTGTTGAAGCATTTTTGATGTAGCAGGAGTTTTCTCAAAAGATAATGGAGAGAATAAGATAATGTGGGAATGATGCAAATATCGACCAGATTGAACACGGGCAACAGACTTCCTTGCCTGAGAGACATTAATGAACCTGTGTATAACTTTCTTGAAGATTGGTTATCATTTATCATTTCCAGTTTGTGTTAAATGGTTTACCGGGAAACCCAGAGTGAATGTAAAACCTTAATTGCAATCGCTGTATGCTGAAAGTTACTATGTTTGCATAAAAGATAGTTTCCCCAATCTACCATCAGCAACGAGGAGCTGCATTTCTACGATCGATTGGTTGAAAGTTTCCAGTCTGCAGATAGAGGCGATTTCTCATATCTGTCGAGGACTATCTTCCTCCATCTGCTCCCTGCAGGAAGTAGCTGGCTGGCTGTCCATTGCCTTTTAAAAAGGCAGTGTCCTCAATGCCCATCACACACAAAGGGGTTATTTCCTCAGGATCGTGACTGCAGAAATTATTTCCTTAATGTAGCCATTGTTTTATATTTTCAGCTGCTCTACTGTGCTTTTTGATGTATTTATCTTAAGTTGTTCCCTTTTCCCTTAATTAATGTGAACATACTGATAGTGATATAGAGGTATTTTCAAATAATGCTATATTCATATTCAATTTGCAATGCCATAGCTCAATCATCGTTACTGAGTCTACCACGGAAGGTTACTACATACATCATTCTTTCACTTCCATAAATCATGTAGCTGGGGAGGTGTGACACTTTCATTGTATTAAGAGGTGTTTTGTACCATTCCTTAACTTATTAGTTTTTTGAAACGGCATTTAGGAACTACAGGTCCCGAGACTGCAGATGTGGAGACACTACGACTTGAAGTGACAGAACTGAGGCAGAAATACGAGGCCCTGCTCGAGGAAAATAAGGAATTAAAAGCTAAGGTAATAGCAGGTTTTACCTGAAGTCCTTTGAAATTATTCAATGTGATGAGACTGAAGGGTATGTTCACTTGCTTTACTTAATTCTTGGACAAAGTCCAACTGTTTCTTTGTCAGACTGGTACTAGTGTCACATGAGAAagaccccttcccatactgatcaTTGAGCCACATCTTTAGTCTTGCAATTTGTCTGTTTCTTAGCTAAAATCCAAATATCTCATGCTGTGATCTGGAGGTTATTGCCCTTGCTTTCAAATTTAACCCCTATTTCCTAAGCATTCTTACCAATGATTCCAGAAAATGAATTCAATGTCTAAACAACAATGCAAGCAGTGACCACAATACAATTATGATTTTAATTCTCTCTGGGTAAGTACTGTTGCTGGAAAGATCAATGGTAGTGCCATCTCTGAATGCCATTGATATAGTGGCATACTGccactttaaactgctgcaatccATGTTGACAAATACCATGAACACAAATACAATTTTAAATTGAGATCGAAATCCCTTCCTAACAATGTCCTTTCCAGCGTCACTAACTTTCTCCAGGCATATAACCTTTCAAATGATctgtgggagagggaggataaagggatcAGTTCCAGATTGTCGCTGGCAAGGCTTAACGTGGCTAAAGCCCCAACTGCCTGTTTTGTGTCGGTCCAACCTAACTAGTGGCCTTTGGGTGACACAGTTCCAAATGTTCAATGCCTGCATGTCATCTAAGAGGCAAATCAACAATGTGAAATAAAGTGAGACATTATATTTAGTGATTTTTTACAGTGTGTTATCTCTCTTCCCTTAATTCCTCTATTTCCTGATGCTGGGTGCGTATTataaaaatatttgaaataattttattcaaggtccaaggtcagtttattgtctcatgtaccaattaaggtaaatttgagttaccatactaagtgaaaagcaacaagacacagccacataaaataaaatttaacataaacatccacctcagcggctccccacattcctcacggtgatggaaggtaattaagtccaatcttctccctctttattctcccgcgatcggggctgtcaaaccatctgcagtcgaggccatcaaagctcccgcagccagcgatccgaagccctcgcgtcggagtgatcgaaactccctcgtcgggacggttgaaactctgcacggcttggagctcccgaatcggtctctaaccagggaccgcagtgtccacgatgttaaagtacacaggtccgcggttggagctctccacagtcgatcccgggatcgcaagctccacgatgaagTCTGCGCCACGCCCACGGTTGAAGCGCAGGGTCGGTATCCAGGAAAGACCACActactccacgatgttagaccgcagtggggacggaggtacgatacaggaaaaaaatcacatctccatcgaggttagagattgaaaaaagtttcccccacccccccacataaaacaaaccaaggaacactaaaacatactctttaacacatacctaaaataacaaaaacagaagaaaggacagacagactgtggcGAGGCCGCCACTTGCTGGCACCATCCGGTGAAAAAGCTATTAAACGTCAAGTTACTGTGAAATTTGTATTTATAATGTTAATTTCCATTTGCAATTAATGCATTCCATGTCTTTGATAAGACATTTGATTATAAATCTGTTTTACCAAGAGCATTGCGCTGTTTCCAGGTTTTTCACAGCTAATTTGATTACATGGTCCTGATGCAGAAATCGGCTGTGGAATATGCACTAATGCCCTAAAGTGTTTAAATCTGTTTTCCTTAGCTTGCACAGTTTGAACCCCCCAAAGAGGAAGGGCAACCTGAATAAATCGTCTATCTGCACTGTCAGAAGAATGGAAGAAAGGAATCTGAGAGACCACCTGACAAATTGTATTGAACTTGAAGAATtgatgtatactgtggatggcagCCAGTCTTTCAGGTTACACGCACCCACTGTATCACCACTTTTACCTGACCATATTCAGTGATGATCCTGTTGGCTTCTTTGAACAGAATTTTGGTCCAAACTCTGTGGTGGGccaaataaattatatttaactTAATTCACCATTAAACCCTGCCCAGGAAGTTTGATTGAGAAATGGCCATTAAATGCAAGATGAATTGCAAAATTGACCATTTACAGaactgttttaaattttagattgtCATTTTGTCACCAGGGAAACATTACATACAACTATTGTTTTGAGTAAGCATGCAAGTTTGTTGAACACTATTTTTGCAGTCTGGGGGAAAGCTGTAATAAGCAGGCTAAGATGTACTATTTGTGTTTTGTTTCCTGTTAGAGTGGGAATGGGATTAGGTAAAAGCAAGATGCTAATGACTTCAAATAATGTTTGGCCAAACATTCTGTTCAGAAGCCAAAATGAACAAGTATCACCATTATCCAAGGCTTGATAGTAGTCAAATCTGAATATGAGTATGCATGTTGAAgatttcatgttctccagtggcCTAGCTGAAGGTGATGGCTACAAAGCAGCAGTGAGTCAGGAGTGGCTTATGAAGAACCATATCAGTTGTGTGAAAGAAAACAGAACTTGTTGGCTGATTTTACAaatcttccactatttctagttgTACAGGAGTCCAATTTTTCCTTTTGATATTTACTTAATAAATCTTGTTTGCACAATATTGTTCTGTTAATTCCAAAATGTACAGAGTGACCAAAAGTAGATTCTTGTTCCAAGATGGCAGGTGTAATATTTACAGTGGCTATTGAAAATTTCAGCACAAAATGAGACCATTATTTCTGTGCGGTGGTTCCACTACTTCAGTTGGAATTTTGTCCAACTATGTAATTCAATCTTTTCTCGTTTTATTGTCTCTCGCCAGTCTATTGGGTGGtgttatttgatttttttaaacgaTTATTATGCAACTGAACTATTTGTTGATTTGAAGTGTATTTCTAACTTTACTCTGTCCAGCAttattattttctctctctcctccctggtGTCTTTTGACTCTCCAAGGTACTTTTTTTTGCTTCTGTGTCTTTTATTCTTTCAGATTTGAGTATTGCTGTTAAGACAAGCAATCATTATCTATCATTAACTGCCCTTGAGAAGTTGGTATGAGTACCCTTAGAGCAGGCTACTGTTGGATCCGTTGCCTTGATACGACAACAAAAGATAACACGATAGCACTTGAGTGATAATCTGTGCAAAATCCAAAATATGCTTATTATTGAATTGCAAACCAGTATGACGCCCATTCACATTTGCCATACATATTCAGAAAATTCTGGTGACAATTTTAAATTCATGGCTCTTTCAGGAGTGTCTGCAGTTGGTACACATTTCATCCACAGTGTGTTCTTTAAATTACAAATAGAGAGAGAGCACCTCTTCCTGAATTAGCTTCTTTGAGTCTCTGCAGTGAGCTCCAAATGAACTGAGAAATCACTGAACAACTCAATTATCTAATTCAGTGGTGCATATCTTTATATCTTTTTTATCAACAATGAAAATGGGCCAAATTGACCATCCAGGTTTTTGTTGAACATTTAATCAAAAACAGAAGGCGCTAAACGTTCTGAAAAGTACTTGTTGTTTCATTCCAACTGTAGCCCCAGAACTGGAATCCATTGACAGAGCATTAATTGGCTTTAATTTCCAACAGATCtattgtggaaaaagaaacaaagtgctggaatagctcagcggggcaggcagcatctctggagaacatggataggtgatttaaaattgtctgaagaagggtcctgacttgaaacatcatctttccatgttcttcagagatcatCCTGGGGGAGCAGTTTAACCAAGTCTCAACATGTTAGATTCAACCAATGTTCTCGGGGTGtgttacagaatacagaatacagagcctttatttgtcattcggtaccgaggtaccgaacgaaattacgttaccagcagtcacacaaaaaaaagaaacacaagacacataaccccaacacaaacatccatcacagtgactccaaacaccccctcactgtgatggaggcaacaaaacttccgctctcttccccacgcccaagtccccgcggccgagccgcaccgggcgctgaaacatcccgcggccgagccgggcgatggaaggccccgcggccgtaccgtgcgcagctaagtcccgcggccgtaccgtgcgcagctaagtcccgcggccgagccgcgccgggcgatggaaggccccgcggccgagccgcaccagcgatgtaaagtcccgcggccgagcggtTGGTTAAACCAACTCTCAAAGCATTTCTGGAGGAGTGGAACTTGCTATCAAAGCAATGCCAGGGTTAGAACAGGAATGCCCTCCTAAACAAGGGAccgcattttttagtttagtttattattggcacatgtacaagAACAGTAAAAGGCTTTTGTttatgtgctgtccagtcagaggACAGACTATACATGAAAGCAGACAAGCTGTCCAGAGTGcccagataaagggtacaacataccCTTTAAGATATGACATTGAAATGTAGTTGAAGTTGCTGTTAATTTGTTCTCGTTAAGTACAAACCTAGGTCATGGGGGAGTTACAAGCATCTCATTGCTCATTGATGTTGCATGCTATGCACCATTCTTCTAATTAAAGTGTTTTGATCACTGGATCCCCTTCCATCGACTGTTTATTGACTGGAAGGGTAGCTACAGATTGTCTATAAAACAAGGTGATATATTCCAAGCACATTACCTGAAGAAAGCATTCTCTTCTGTTGACATCCCAACCAAATTTGATTTTAATTACAGCTACTCATTTCCTGGTTCTGTGGATATTTTATTTTGGAATAACTATAATCAATAACTTGTCTTTTCATAGCTCAATGACCCAATAGACTAACACTAAAAGTCGTCAACATCCCAAATCAATCGAGCCTACCTACGTATTGTACAcactatgttttaaaaaaaacctacagCAAGTAGAAATAGCTTTAATGACAAAGTGCAGCATGTAGCATTTGTATCCAATGGAATAATTTATCTAATCTATTCTTAGTATTAGAATAGATAAGTAAGAGTTAGGGAATATAGAGCCAACTGACATGGCGTAGAGAGCCTACTCATCTCGGTGGGAACAACTTGGGTGGGCGCAAAAGTGCCTCAGTCATACTATTTAGGAGAAAGACGTTGTTAACCCAGTATCCTTGTCAATATTTCTCCTTAATAGCACAAAGGGAATGTCTTTTCATGTGCAATTTGGTGTTTATGGGAACTTGCAATGCGCATTGTGCTGCTAACTTTCCTATTTGGAAAATAAAAGCCAGACGTCGTGAAAACCAATGTGTATACATGCGAGCACGCCAGAGGACACAATGATCTGCTTGTATTTGCATTAACAAGTGGCCATGCGCGAATCGCTGCAAATTGAACGGAAAAGGTCAGACGTTAATCTGCGGGCGGTCTCATCCCGGAACGTTCCCTCGCCTCCTGTTGGTCCGGGGATCGGACTCGGTCCCCACCCGGAGCGGTTGCTAAGGCGCGGTCCGTTCCGGTGAAGGGCCGGATGTGTGCGTGTTACTGTTGGGGAAATGGCGAGCTCGGGCTCGGCGGCGCCCGGTGCGGACAGAGGCTCCGGCCCCGGTCCCGGCTCTGGCTCCGGCCGCACCTCCGGGGAGAACGCGAGCCAGGACAGCACGTTCGAGTGCAACATCTGCTTGGACACGGCCAAGGACGCGGTGATCAGTCTCTGCGGCCACCTTTTCTGGTGAGgagtagacacagggaactgcggatatgctggaatgttgagcaaaacacaaagcgttggagtaacgcagagggtcaggcaacatctgtgggaaaggttctccggagatactgcctaaccctctgttactccagcacttttgtggggGGTTTTCTGGCGAGGATCTGGAGATGAGTGTGGGTGGGTGATTGGGGAGCAGGAGATGAGTGTAGGTGTTTGAGGAACAGGAGATGAGGGAATGGATGGTGGGGTACAGGAGATGAGGGAAGATGGGTGAGTGAGGAGTACAAGATGGAGAGTGGGCGAGGAGCTGGAGGTGAGGGTGGATGGGTCAAGAGTTGAAGTGTAGGGGTGGGGATTTTGAGGAGCAGGAGAGCATggcaagtgaggagaaagattggcGCAGGAGAAACGAAGGTGGAGGCTAAGCTGTGCTGAAGGAGTGAGTGTGAAGGAAGAGAATGGGGTGAAAAGTGGATCAGGggacaatggtagacacaaaatgctggagcaactcagtggaaaCAATGTGGAAGAGTGGACCTGAGTGatctcaggagtgttttattgtcatatgtcccaaacagaacaatgaaattcttacttgcagcagcacaaaaggatatgtaaacattgtactctgtaaacaatataataaacaaaaaagtttATATATAACTTTTTGATTCCTATATTTTGATtcctgtgtgtatatatatatatatatatatatatatatatatatatatatatatatgaatcaaAAAGTTATATATaaacttttttgtttattatattgttccaCATTGTTTCCACATTCCTTCCACAACTCCTCCACATTGtttccactgagttgctccagcacacaacaaacaataatagtacagACAAAATGGGTAATGGATGGTGGAGAGCAGAGTAGATTGGATGGGGTGGCATAG
This Rhinoraja longicauda isolate Sanriku21f chromosome 25, sRhiLon1.1, whole genome shotgun sequence DNA region includes the following protein-coding sequences:
- the mycbp gene encoding C-Myc-binding protein isoform X1; protein product: MAHYRVRGGRRLWTLGRQRRETVRAGDSRREQFRRYLEKGGVLDALTKVLVALYEEPEKPNNAMDFLKRHLGTTGPETADVETLRLEVTELRQKYEALLEENKELKAKLAQFEPPKEEGQPE
- the mycbp gene encoding C-Myc-binding protein isoform X2, with the protein product MAHYRAGDSRREQFRRYLEKGGVLDALTKVLVALYEEPEKPNNAMDFLKRHLGTTGPETADVETLRLEVTELRQKYEALLEENKELKAKLAQFEPPKEEGQPE
- the mycbp gene encoding C-Myc-binding protein isoform X3; this translates as MAHYRVRGGRRLWTLGRQRRETVRAGDSRREQFRRYLEKGGVLDALTKGTTGPETADVETLRLEVTELRQKYEALLEENKELKAKLAQFEPPKEEGQPE